Within the Bradyrhizobium ottawaense genome, the region GCCGGCTATCCTGATGTAGAGGGCGAGGGATGGTTTGCGTTCATCGTTCCGGCCGGAGCGCCGAAGGAGATTACCACGCTGCTTCACCGCGAGATCGTCAAGATCATCGCGCTGCCTGACATCATGGAGAAAATGGCGACGCTTGGCTTCGTGGCGGTCGGCAATACGCCTGACGAGGCTGCTGCCCTGTTCAGGACCGAAGGCGCCAAATGGGCAAAGGTCATTCGAGAGGCGGGCATCAAGACTCAGTGATGCCGCATTACTGCCGCGTGGTCACGCGCCGCCGGAAACACCGGATCCTCCGCTGCCCAAGCCATCAGCACCGGTTTGCGGAAGTCCGCGATCAGCGTCTCGGCGGCGCGCTGCACATGGGTTTCCGACGCCGAGCGCATCGCCTTGGCGATATCGTGCAGGAGGCGATCGTCCTCGAGCACCGGCAGCGCATAGCTGTCGAACACGTCGGTGCGATGGTCGAGCGGCCGGTCGACATGCTCGCGCATATGATCCTCGGCGCGTTGTCGGAAGCGGCGATGGAGATCGCGCGGTCACCGCATCCCAAAAAGGTGCTGAAGGATGCGCTCCGCGAGTTCGATATTCTGATCGACGGTGTGACCCGGCACGCCGGGACCGCTCCCTGAACGGGGAAACTCCGATCACTCCTCGCCGAACAGCCTGATCCTGGGCATATCGAGCCTCGCCGGCTCGGCCATGAAGGCCTGCCGCGGCTCGGTCACTTCCCGGACGCTCTGCTCGACCGCCTCCAGTTCCTGCTCGCGGGGCTGACGATCACGGCGCTTGTCGGCCCATTGCTGATGGCGCTCGGTGCGCCGCTTCTCGGTGGCCGCGCGCTTGATATCGGCGTCGCGTGCTCTGGCAACCGCCTCGCGCGGCGAGGCGGCGGGCTCACGCGCGGCTGGCTCGGCCGGCGCCTGCGGTGGGGACGTAACCTGCTCGGCCGCGGCAGCATTGCCCGCCGTCTTCGCGTCAGCCGGCGCCGCTGCGACAGTTGGTGATGGCGGCGTTTGCGGCTCGGTCTGCGCCGGCGCGGCTGCGACCACCGGATTTGTCGCCGCCGCTTGCGTGGCGGCTAGATAGGGCGTCGGTTCCGACGGCGCCGATGTCACCGGTATCGACCGGGCTCCCATCCGCTGCTCGAGCTTGGTCGGTTCCGCCGCATATTTGGATTCGTGCGGGGCGACGATGTTGCTGAACAGCAATCCGCCGCCAAGACCGGCGGCGATCGCTACCGCCACGGTTCCCACGCCTGCAAAATAAGCTGTCGTTGTGCGCATGGTATCGGCTCCCTGATTCACGCGGGCAACGCGCTGGAGGGCACCGATGTTCCGGGAACATGGAGCGGAGAAGCCAATTGGAACCGGCGAAGCCTGCGGCCGGCGACGCACCTCAGATCCTGGCGCCTCAGATCATGGAGGCTACTTTTTCCAGCCCGATGATGCGGGCGAGCGAGCGCACTTCGCTCTTCTGGTCTTCGCGGAGCTGGAACAGCAGCGGCATCGCCGCCGATTTCAACTGCTGGACTTCCTCGGCGTCGGGGTCGATCGGCATACCGCCCGCACCGGGATTGGCCTGGCGGCCGGCGTGGATCTTGCGGGCGACGGCGCGCAGCGCGTTCTCCACCGGCGGCCAGTAGGATTCCTGCGAGGACGAAAGCTTCAGCCGCTCCTTGATTCCGGCGATCTGGATGTCGCTCAGCAGCGCATAGTTCTTCTGCGGCTGCGGCTTGGCGACAGCCTTCGGCTTCGGCGGCAAGGCGGCGGTGACGGCGGCGGGCGCCGCAGCCGGTGAAGCGGAAGGCTCAATCGCCTGCGGCACTCCGAGCGCCTGCGGCACTCCGAGATCGGCGGGCGACGTCGATGCATAGGCCCGGCGCAGCGACTCGTTCAGCGCAGGGTCGGTCTGCCCCGGTTCGGTCCGTACCTGCTCGAACGCGGCCAGCGCCTGGCTGACGACGGCGAGCTTGTCTTTCTTGTTTTCCCGGTTCGCAACCGGGGCGTCGGAGCGGGAAACGGAAGCCAGTTCGAAGCGCGCCAAGGGCACGCTGTCGCGACCGAGAATGCTGGTGGCGGCGGCGCCGACCACGAGAAAGCAGGTCAGCGCAACGATGGTCATGGCTCTGGTCAAAAAGGTCTCCATCCGCCCTTGCCGGTTGTTCGATACCTGAATGGTAATTAAGGCTTTACCATGCCGCCTGAACGGCGAGAACGGCTGGCAAATGCCGAGAATTGCTCCGAAATGATACGAATCAGGCCGCGACGGCGAGATCGTAGGCCTCCTGGATATCGGCGACGATATCGGAAGCCTCCCACAGCGCGTCGGGGGCGACCGAGCGCAGGCTGATGGTCCAGTTGCTTTTGCCGGTGCGGGGCATGCTGACGATGTCGAATTCGACGTTGCGGCACAGCGGATGGCGGTCGAGCGCGCGCGTCACCCGCCACCTGATCTCGTCGAGGGTCGCCGGCGTCTTGGTGAAAAGCTGATCGAGGTCCAAGTGACGGTCCATGTCGCACCCCTGATCCATTGCGGTCGGGCCCGGCCGTGGCGGCGGGCCATCCTCTGGGGCTATTGTTGGGGCGGTTTTGGTTAATGGCCGGTTAAACCCGAACGGCCAAAGGCGGCGCGACACACCCGAATGACGAAAATGACGACACCAGCGACAACGGCCGAGGCAAGACCGTCGGTCCGCGCCGCGCTGATCGCGGCGCTGGTCATCTCGGCCGTCACGCTCGGGATCGCGACCTTCGAACTGGCGATGGCCGACTGGCCGTCCGGCTTCGTCCTGCTGGTGCTGGTGCCGCTGACGGCGCTGACCTTCATCGGCTGCGGCCTGTGGTCGATGACGCTGCTGCTGCGCATCCGAAGCCACGGCCTGAAGTTCGCAGGCCCGTTCCTGGTCTACGCGCTGACGCTCGCAGCCCTGGTCTACGCGCCGCTGCAGGAGATCGCCTTGCAGCGGAATTTTGCCTGGCACCGGGCCAGCCGCGAACGCATCGTCGCCCGCGTCGAGGCCGGCGAACTCAAGCCCAATATCGCTACTAACGAAAACCTGATCGCGCTCGGCAACGGCGAGGCCAACGTTTCGGCGGGAGGTAACGACATCGTGGTCGATCAGGCCGAGAACGGCAGCTATGTGCTGTTCCTGACCTCGCGTGGCCTGAAGCACACCTTCACCGGCTTCCTGCACGTGCCCGCCGGCGCCGACCCCAAAGACTTCTTCGAATTCGACGACAAGCCACCAAGCCGGCTCGTGCGCTACGACAAGGACTGGTATTTTGTGGCGAACTAAACTTTTGCGCCAGCCGCCAGTTGCGACCGGCCGCCGCCGACCGCGCCGAGCGTGATCCCGCCGATGATCAATGTCATGGCCAAAAACAGCGACGGCTCCAGCGGCTCACCCAAAAACACGGTCGCGCTGACGATCCCGAGCAGCGGCGTCGCCAGCAGGCACAGCGACGTGGTGACGGCCGGCAGGCTGCGGTTAACCATCGTCATCGCCCAATGCGCGAACGCGGTGCAGACGATCCCGCTATAGAGCATCAGTGCGGTGAGGTGCGCGGTCCAGACGATACGCGGCGCGCCTTCGGTGAACCCTGCGATCACAGACAACAAGGCGGCCGCCAGAAGTACCTGCCAGAACACCAGTTGAAACGGCGTCGAAATCCACCGGTGCGCCCTGACATAGACGATGTTGGCGGCCCAGCAGAACGCCGCGATCAGGATCAGGCCGCTGCCGGACAGCGCGTTATGATCGCTCCAGTTCAAGGTGGCGGGATTGAAGATCACGGCAAGGCCGGCGAGGCCGAAGCCGATACCGATCGCACGTCTGCCGGTGATCGCTTCCGACAGGAAGATCGAAGCCCCGATCGCGACCCAGAGCGGCGTCGTATAGCCGAGCACGATCGCCCTGCCCGCCGGCACGAATTGCAGCCCGGCCGCGACCAGCGCGGAAAACGCTACCATGTGCAGGATCGAGGTGCAGAGCACCACCGGCATGTCGCCGCGCTTCGGAATGATGAAATCGCCTTGCGCCCATAACAACGGCGCCAGCGCCGCGGCCGCGATCATGCAGCGGATCGCCGTCGACCATAGCGG harbors:
- a CDS encoding DMT family transporter gives rise to the protein MKDVEREMTGGLSTRNAVGLLALVVLAWGTNWPVTKLIVHEVPPLWSTAIRCMIAAAALAPLLWAQGDFIIPKRGDMPVVLCTSILHMVAFSALVAAGLQFVPAGRAIVLGYTTPLWVAIGASIFLSEAITGRRAIGIGFGLAGLAVIFNPATLNWSDHNALSGSGLILIAAFCWAANIVYVRAHRWISTPFQLVFWQVLLAAALLSVIAGFTEGAPRIVWTAHLTALMLYSGIVCTAFAHWAMTMVNRSLPAVTTSLCLLATPLLGIVSATVFLGEPLEPSLFLAMTLIIGGITLGAVGGGRSQLAAGAKV